The nucleotide sequence GACCATATGCGACTGGATGATTTTGTTGCTGAACTGGGGCGTTACCGCCCCGGCGTTCTGCGCTGCGACCCTGAGGTGGCGCAGTTGCGCGTCAACGGCATTTTCCAGATCAAGGACACCGACAAAGTGCTGCAGTTGCTGACATCGACTTTGCCCATTACACAGCGCAGGCGCAGCGCTTATTGGGTGGTGCTGGCGGGGAAAAGCTAGGGTCTGTTGAGAATTGAGCGATCCCCGCCTAAATCTCAACAAACCATGGATTTTTTTACATTTTCTGAAAAACCGTGTCCGGTTTTGAAGTCTGGCCGGTCATGTCATGTGAATACCACTTTTTCCTTGACCGGAATCTCAAGCCATGACTTTTCAGAAGCCCCCATCGACGCTGCCTCTGCAGCATTCACGTAGTTCTGCTTTGACGCTTCGCGTCCTGCCGCGTGTGGTTCAGCTGGCGCTGCTGGCCATGGCGGGAGGCAGCGTGCCCGTGGCATGGGCGCAGGCTCCTGAAAAGTCTGAATCAAGCGGGCAACAAGCGCTGCATTCCTTTGATGTTCCCGCAGGCCCGCTCAAGGGCGCGTTGCTGACATTTGCCAAGCAGGCGGGCATCAGCTTGAGCGTGGAACTGGGCGAGCAGGCGCAGCGCCAGACGACGGGGCTCAAAGGGAGCATGAGCTTGCAGCAGGGGTTTGAGCGACTGTTGCAAGGCAGCGGCTTCAAAGCCCGTCAGGTCGGTGATGGCAGTTATGCGCTGCATGCGCAGGCCGATTCCAGCAGCGCCAAGGCGGCTTCAGTGGCTACCGGTGCCACTGCGGGGGCCGCAAACCCCGAGGAGCAGGCCGCAACCTTGCAGGAAGTGACAGTCACGGGCCGCACGCAGGGCAATCTGACCCCGCCAGTGCGGCAGGTGACGACGCTGGAGCGCGAGGAGATTGAGACTCTGCGCCATGGCTCGGACAGTCTGGCCACCATGCTGAGCAAGGCGGTACCCGGCATGGCGGATTCCAGTCACACCATCACTGACTACGGCCAGACACTGCGCGGGCGCAATATGCTGGTGCTGGTCGATGGCGTGCCGATGAATACCAACCGAGATTCATCCCGCAATCTGGCCAACATCAATCCGGCGGATATTGAACAGATTGAGGTGCTGCGTGGCAGCAGCGCTATTTACGGCAGCGGCGCGGCAGGCGGCATTGTGTCCATTCGCACCCGCAGGCCCGAGGGCGAGACTATTGCCGAAACCACGGTAACCGGCGTATCGCCGCTTTCCAGACTGGGGGCCTCGGGTCTGGGTGGTGAGGTGCAGCACTATATGGCGGGCGGCAATGACAAGGTGGACTACTCCGTCAGCCTGGGTGCCCGGCATGTGGGTGGCTCGTTTGACGCAAAGGGCGACCGTATTGCGCCAGAGCCCAGTCAGGGGGACTTGTTCGACTCCAATATTTATAGCGTCTCGGGCAAGGTCGGCTTCAAGATTGATGCCAATCAGCGGTTGCAACTGTCTGCCAGCCATCACGATGCCAAGCAGTCCACGGACTATGGCTCAGACCCTTCGGTAGGTCGTCTGCCTGCGGGTACAGCAACGGCCAAGGCCATCAAGGGCTTGCAACTGGCCGACCAGAACCGGGTCAAGAACTCCATGCTGGGTCTGGATTACGAGCACAAGGACCTGGCAGGCAGCACCCTGGCGGCGCAGCTTTACTACCGTGACTTTTTCACGCGATTCGCACCGTTTGATGCGCGGGCTGTTCCCGTGCGGGGTGCCAATGTGGATCAGTCCATGCAGAACTCCAGCGTGCTGGGTGGCCGCCTGACGATCAAGACACCGCTGGGAACGGGCAAGCAAAGCCTGTTGATCTGGGGCGCTGACTTCAATCAGGAACACACGGACATGCCCATCGATATCTTCGACCCCAAGGTGTACGACGCCAGTGGCGGCATGGTGTTTCGCAAGATTGGCCGCCTGATCTATATGCCTGAGGTGACCACCCGCAGTCTAGGTGCGTTTGCCCAGTTGCAGCACCGCTTCAATGAACAATGGTCGGTAGAGGGCGGTGCGCGTTATGACAAGGCCAGCGCCAGTTTTGGAGACTTTGTGCCGCTGTCTCAGTCTCGTGTGGCCAACCCCGCCATGGTGCGCGGCGGTACGGTCAACTATGGCGACTGGACCTTCAACGCCGGTGCAGTGTTCGCGCCAGCCAAGGGGCATGAGATTTACGGCTCCTACAGTCAGGGCTTTGAGTTGCCGGACATTGGCATTCAGGTGCGCAATGCCACGCCCAACTTCAATCTGGGTAATTCGTTGTTGCAGTCCGTCAAGACCGATACGGTAGAGCTGGGCTGGCGTGGCAAATTTGATTCGGTGCTGGCCAATGTCAGCGTGTTTCAGTCTTCCTCTGACCTGGGGGCGCTGCAAAGCTTTAACAATGGTCTGTCGCTGGCGCGTACCAAGGAAAAGGTGCACGGGCTGGAAGCCTCGATGGACTACTTCAGCAAGGATGACAAGCTGCGCACCGGCGGCTCGTTAACCTGGATGAAGGGCAAAGAGCAGCCGCAGGGCGCTGCCAGCTATCAGGTGCTGACGGGCTATCGCATTCCGCCGCTCAAGCTCACGGCCTATGTGGAATACCGCCCTGACGCCAACTGGAGCCATCGCCTGCAAGCCAGTTACTACGGTAGCCGGGACTACCGTATCAACAGCGTGAACGCCTTTGGGCGACGCGAGGTCAGCAGCTACACCACGCTGGACTGGATCAGCCGCTGGAAGATCGACGCCAAAAACAGTGTGGTGCTGAGCGTGGAAAACCTGCTGAATCGGCAGTATTACCCGCTGTATAGCCAGCTCATGCGCAGCAGCTCCAACACCAGCCGCTTGCCAGCTGCGGGCGCAGTGCTCAAGGTGGGCTACACGCATCGCTGGTAAGCAGGGGGACTTCATGCGTCAATGGCTGCGTTTGCTGCATCGCTGGCTGGGCTTGGCTGCGCTGGTTTTTTTGATACTGGCGGGTGCCACTGGCAGCTTGCTGGCCTTTGAGCACGAGATCGACGAATGGCTCAATCCTGAACTGCTGCGAGCGGACTGGACAGGGCCTGCATTGAATGCCAGCGAGCTGACCGAGCGCATCGAGGCGCAGGACGCCCGGTTGCGGGTGAGCTTGTTGCCACTGAACACCTTGCCGGGTCGCGCAGCAGAAGTGCAGGTGCAGGCCCGCAGCAAAGAGCATGTGCTGGGTTTTGACCGTCTTCTGGTCAATCCCTCGACAGGAGTGATTCTGGGAAGTCGAAAGTGGGGCGCCTGGGTGCTGGGCAGGGCGCACCTGATGCCTCTGGTGAATCGCTTTCACCGATCTCTGACAATGCCCCAGCGTTGGGGGCACTGGCTGATGGGCTCGGTGGCTCTGGTGTGGCTGCTGTTGTCGGTCGCGGGAGTGGTGCTGAGTTTGCCTGTGAAGCCATCGGCGCCAAAAAGTGTGCCTAGTAGCTTTTGGCGGCGCTGGAAGCCCGCATGGCAAATCAAGCGTGGAGCCAAAGGCTTTCGTTGGATGTTCGATCTGCATCGTGCACTGGGGCTTTGGATGCTGCCTTTGTTTGTCATGCTGGCCTTCAGCGGCGCCAGCCTGAACCTGGGTAACGAAATCTTCAAACCCGTGCTGGCCTGGTTTGGAAGCGTCAGCCCTCATCCTGTCAGCAGTTTGCCGGCCCACACCACGGGGGCGCAGCCCATGGCGCCGAGTGCCGCAGTCCAAAAATCCAGAGAGGGCTTGCCCTTGCGGGCGCGCAGTTTTGAGCCCTGGTACATCAGCTACATGCCGCAGCAGGGCGTATATCGGGTTGCGTTTCAAGAGCCGGGCTTTCGCGAGCAACTGTTTCGTGTGCGCTATGAGCAAGTCTTTATCGATGCACACACAGGCTTGCCCAAGGCGCTGTTTGGCTATGACAGCGGCACGCGCGCTGATCGATTTCTGGTCTGGCAGTACCCGCTGCATTCAGGCAAGGCGCTGGGTTTGCCCGGGCGCATTGTGGTGGGCTTGTCGGGCGTATTGCTGGTGCTTATGGCGATTGCGGGACTGCAGCAATGGCGCTTGAGGCGTCGTGCTGCAAACGCTGCACGGCAATCCTTGAAATAGCGGTGCGGCTGCGCATAAGAAAGAGGCCTGTGCAGGCGATTGCACAGGCCTGTTTTTGTGCCGAGGCGCAGCTACCGTGCAACTGCTTACTAGGGTTAACCCAAGCGTGTTTTCACTAGGCTGACGGCTTTCCTTCATGACAATCCGCGCTTCTAAAAGAGAGACAGAAAGCGCTACTCATGACAACTCAAGTCAATATGGAGGAGACCCGCTCTGCGCGCTTTGCTATGCGCTGCGCCAGTTGGGCGGAGAAGTGGTTCCCGGATTCGTGGGTGTTTGCCGTCGTCGGCATCTTTATCGTGGTGCTGGCTGCCTTTGCCATTGGCGCGCCGGCGGCTGAAACCAGCAAGGCTTTTGGCAAGGGTTTCTGGAGCCTGATTCCCTTCACCATGCAAATGGCGTTTGTGGTGATTGGTGGCTATGTGGTGGCCAGCTCCAAGCCCGCATCCAAGCTGATTCATTCCCTGGCCCGTGTGCCCAAGACCGGCCGTGGCGCCGTGGCCTGGGTGGCTTTTGTGTCGCTGACTGCGTCGCTGCTGAACTGGGGCCTGAGCCTGGTGTTTGGCGGCCTGCTGGTCAAGGCGCTGGCACGCCGCACCGACATCAAGATGGACTACCGCGCTGCGGGCGCTGCTGTGTATCTGGGTCTGGGCGCCGTGTGGGCACTGGGCATTTCGTCTTCGGCTGCACAGTTGCAGGCCAACCCTGCCAGCCTGCCCCCCGGCATTCTGGCGATTACCGGCGTGATCCCGTTTACTGAGACTATCTTCTTGTGGCAGTCTGGCGTGATGCTGGCGGTGC is from Comamonas fluminis and encodes:
- a CDS encoding TonB-dependent siderophore receptor, with the protein product MAGGSVPVAWAQAPEKSESSGQQALHSFDVPAGPLKGALLTFAKQAGISLSVELGEQAQRQTTGLKGSMSLQQGFERLLQGSGFKARQVGDGSYALHAQADSSSAKAASVATGATAGAANPEEQAATLQEVTVTGRTQGNLTPPVRQVTTLEREEIETLRHGSDSLATMLSKAVPGMADSSHTITDYGQTLRGRNMLVLVDGVPMNTNRDSSRNLANINPADIEQIEVLRGSSAIYGSGAAGGIVSIRTRRPEGETIAETTVTGVSPLSRLGASGLGGEVQHYMAGGNDKVDYSVSLGARHVGGSFDAKGDRIAPEPSQGDLFDSNIYSVSGKVGFKIDANQRLQLSASHHDAKQSTDYGSDPSVGRLPAGTATAKAIKGLQLADQNRVKNSMLGLDYEHKDLAGSTLAAQLYYRDFFTRFAPFDARAVPVRGANVDQSMQNSSVLGGRLTIKTPLGTGKQSLLIWGADFNQEHTDMPIDIFDPKVYDASGGMVFRKIGRLIYMPEVTTRSLGAFAQLQHRFNEQWSVEGGARYDKASASFGDFVPLSQSRVANPAMVRGGTVNYGDWTFNAGAVFAPAKGHEIYGSYSQGFELPDIGIQVRNATPNFNLGNSLLQSVKTDTVELGWRGKFDSVLANVSVFQSSSDLGALQSFNNGLSLARTKEKVHGLEASMDYFSKDDKLRTGGSLTWMKGKEQPQGAASYQVLTGYRIPPLKLTAYVEYRPDANWSHRLQASYYGSRDYRINSVNAFGRREVSSYTTLDWISRWKIDAKNSVVLSVENLLNRQYYPLYSQLMRSSSNTSRLPAAGAVLKVGYTHRW
- a CDS encoding PepSY-associated TM helix domain-containing protein; translation: MRQWLRLLHRWLGLAALVFLILAGATGSLLAFEHEIDEWLNPELLRADWTGPALNASELTERIEAQDARLRVSLLPLNTLPGRAAEVQVQARSKEHVLGFDRLLVNPSTGVILGSRKWGAWVLGRAHLMPLVNRFHRSLTMPQRWGHWLMGSVALVWLLLSVAGVVLSLPVKPSAPKSVPSSFWRRWKPAWQIKRGAKGFRWMFDLHRALGLWMLPLFVMLAFSGASLNLGNEIFKPVLAWFGSVSPHPVSSLPAHTTGAQPMAPSAAVQKSREGLPLRARSFEPWYISYMPQQGVYRVAFQEPGFREQLFRVRYEQVFIDAHTGLPKALFGYDSGTRADRFLVWQYPLHSGKALGLPGRIVVGLSGVLLVLMAIAGLQQWRLRRRAANAARQSLK